The Psychrobacter arenosus region AATCCGGATAATATTCAGACCTTTAGTCGCACGCAGTTTGCCCTTACAGAAAGTAATCCTGAAGTGGGTATGATGATGGAGTTTGAAGACAAAGGTAAGAATACTTTGCCAGGCGTCATTAGCGCGGTTACGGAGGACACTATTGAAGTGGACTTTAACCATCCGTTAGCGGGACAGCCCGTACGCTTTAAAGTGCAGGTCTTTAAAGTCACCCCGCCGGGTGTGACGGGGATCAAATTGATGTAGCAGTCCTTAGCTTATATTAATAGGCTATCGATGCTTAAAGAGAGGCAGCATGTTAATAGGGGCATTACTTTAACAGGGGCAGCACTTTAAAAATATCAGTACTGAGTTTTTATGCTGCTATGGTTTTAATCGTCGCTATTAAATCTTAATGCTGAAGTTTTAATGCCCCAAATAAGCTCTACAAAGGCGCGGTTATTGGTAAGCGGCTCACTGTCTAAGATTAGGACATAGCCGCTGCCATCTATCCATAAAAAGACAAAGCTGGTACTCGGCATCAGCAAATCAACGTGTTTGAAAAATGATACTGCTTGGCCTTCAACCGCCCAACCGCGTTGTTGTTGACGGGTCAAAAAGTCAAAGAAATCAGCCGCAGCTACGCTAAGCATTTCGCTTTCTTCTTGCGTATAGCCAGTACGAGCTAAACAAAACCCTTCATTAGAACCAATAGCGGCACGGCGCTGACCGGACAAACTCGCTACCACGTAAGGTAAGAATTGATCAAGCGGCATATTGGGCGCGGTCAGTTTAGTAGCTAATTCTTCAATCCAACCATTTTCAATAAAATCCGCTAGCATTCTATGCGGATACTTGGCAGTCCACTGCTCGACACTCATACAAGTCTTGCCTGAGAGTAAAGATTGTAGCGCTTGCTGATGCTCATCAGGCTCGTTATAAGCGAAGGCTTCAAAGACACCAGCGGGCGTTAGCATGACATAGGTTTCGTTAGCAGGACCAATGTGTCGATCAGTACTCATAGAGCTTACCCTTTAAATAAAGTATCTTTCAATAAAGTGTCTTTCAAATACAGCGTTCTACAAAGACAGTATTGTTAAAAAACAGTTTTCTGCAAAAACAGTGTCGTTCAAATACTGTGTTATGACAACGTCATTCAACTAAAAGCAACTACCAAGATTGCCGTTAATACAGCTAAACGCTAGCCTCACGGGCAGGCATCTGCTCTAATTGCCGCTGGCAAGCTACCCAACGTTCGTCAAATACCCAACCGTTGCGCGCCAAGCGAAACCATACCAATGAAAACCCAATACGGTCTACGCAGGCTAGGCAATGGCCTAAAAAGTCATCTTCAATTTGCGTCAGCTGTTGCTTATCATTACTCGCTTTAGCTTTAATCAGACGATCCCCAAAATCCGCTGCGATTTGCCGCGCATCATCGCTACTAACACGTAAGCTATGGGAGGCCACGTTTAACGATGGGGTTACCAATACGCTCCAACGGGTAGCCACTTCACTAATCCGCTGAACATAACTATTTTTTTCTATACAGTCTCTAAAATGATTGCGCGTCGGTAGGGGCAAACGATCCGCTACAGTGGCCAATATAGCCTCCCCTTGTAGCGGCATATCATACCAACAGCCGTAGAATAAATCCGCTAATGCCCCTTGCAAAGGTTCATTTTGCGGAAATTTTCGGGCTAAGCGTAATCTTTGTTCGTGTAGCATCAGCTCGGTAGGTCGTTTTAGCACTTCCCTTGAATAATAACGGAACTGATGCTTTTCACTGTTAATAGCTTTATTAATCATGCTCCTAGCCCTATATAAGTTCCGATATTAATCTTTAGTCTGCGCTGTAAGCGACCGCTATATCTAGCCTCGAGTGGCTGCTTAATCCAATAAAGTTTCCATCAGATCAATCATAAACTCGCCGTCTTCTTCATCCATGGCTTCAAAGCCGGAAGGCATGCCCAGTTCTGCTAATAACGCCTTACCTTCTTCGGTAGTTTGCAACGATAAAATGACATTGGCTAAAACGTCAGCATGCTCAACATTATCTTTGATCAGTACCACGTGACAGATATCCGCCAAGTCGCTTTCAATCAACACGTTAAGCTGAGCTTTGGTGAGTTTAGACAAGCTATTAAATACTTCAGCTAAGAAAAACCCTATTTCCGCCTGACCTTGGATAACTTGACGAGCAGCCGCTTGATAAGACTCGGTAATCTGAAAGTCTAAGTCTGCCTCTAAAATATCTACCGCTTCTAACAGACGTAGGCCTATAAGCTTGACGTCTCTATTGTCCGCCATCGCGACTTTATTGCCCGGCTGAATAGCATCGAGACTGTGTATCTCACTTTTGGCCGAGGACACAATGACCATTTCATCAGACTTACCAATCGGGCGCGCGACCACTCGATAGCCTTTTTCCCGTATTAGCGCTGCCGCATCAAATGGGTTGGCATAAATTAATCCGACCTCTTGCGACGCTAGCATCTCGTTTTGCTCAGCATGCGAAGCTGGGGTCAATAAATGGACGCCTAAGTCTGATTGACGCTGCAACAAGTTATTGAACATGTGCCAACCGGCAAAGTGCTCGGGCGAAAAATCAGGGGCAATTAAAAAATTATAGGTCATAGTTACTGTCCCTTATAAGGTAACTTATTATGGTGTCTCAGCTCGCATTTGCGCGTAAGTCGCTGCGGCTTCTTCAATTTTAGTACGTGACGGCTTGCGACGCACTGAGGTATAGCCTACGGTTTCGCCGCGACGAACGTTAGGTACCGCGGTAGCATAAACCCAATAATGGGTGCCGTCTTTGCATAAATTTTTGACATAGCCATGCCATTTCTCACCCGCTTTTAGCGTTGCCCACATTTCAGCATAGACGGCAGAGGGAATATCAGGGTGGCGTAAAATATGCTGCGGACTGCCGATGAGCTCGTCTAAACTGTAGCCACTAATCTCAACAAAAGCATCGTTGGCATGCGTGAGCACCCCATCAAGATCGGTACGAGAGACAATAAGCTTACCATCGGGATAGTTACGCTCTTCATCCGTATCATAAACTAGGCGCGTAGTCCCATCATAAAACTTGAGCTGGTATTCAGTAGCGGGTGCCTGAGGTTTCGGCATATCGGGAAGTTGAATGGCCACGTGGCTCTCCTATGCTTAAAGTATTAAAGACTTGAGTACTAACAATGCTAACAGGGTGATGGGTCATTATGAGGAGCTTGGGGATGAGCAGCTTAGCGGGGTAACTG contains the following coding sequences:
- a CDS encoding PAS domain-containing protein, with the translated sequence MAIQLPDMPKPQAPATEYQLKFYDGTTRLVYDTDEERNYPDGKLIVSRTDLDGVLTHANDAFVEISGYSLDELIGSPQHILRHPDIPSAVYAEMWATLKAGEKWHGYVKNLCKDGTHYWVYATAVPNVRRGETVGYTSVRRKPSRTKIEEAAATYAQMRAETP
- a CDS encoding PhnD/SsuA/transferrin family substrate-binding protein — translated: MTYNFLIAPDFSPEHFAGWHMFNNLLQRQSDLGVHLLTPASHAEQNEMLASQEVGLIYANPFDAAALIREKGYRVVARPIGKSDEMVIVSSAKSEIHSLDAIQPGNKVAMADNRDVKLIGLRLLEAVDILEADLDFQITESYQAAARQVIQGQAEIGFFLAEVFNSLSKLTKAQLNVLIESDLADICHVVLIKDNVEHADVLANVILSLQTTEEGKALLAELGMPSGFEAMDEEDGEFMIDLMETLLD